The genomic region ctcttcctcaatattcccccttgattgtttcccattttataatttctccttttaataagcttccatgcaaatcgtttCTTACACCTCTTTATAGTCTTCTCCCAGTTGTCCTCCCACACGTCCTGAATTTCCgggattaaattttcctttccacacaccaatttcactatttcggctacctttccaaccacaaacaGTCTCAACTGTGTACGTAGCCCGTCCCCTCTTatcccagggagtccaaacccgacactcagggcattcaatatcccctccacaatctatttgcaacctctgtttacaccacacacattccaggacatatgaggGCATACGCTCATTTCCTGCatgtaaaagacaccattcaaatacccacatttatgcGGTGCAccatacagggactttcttatACCAACACAACAAAGTGATTAAGATAATCAAACTCAAAATTACAATTACAACGCTAACATATAAATTTAAGTTCCAAATTATCAGGGGATCACACTTTTGTTCATCTCCGGCCGTACCCCTTGTGGAGTTACGAAACTGTGGATCAGAACTCCACACACGCTCCGCAGCTGAGCTGCGTCTCTTTTCCTCAAACATTCAATTcacagttttagacatttacacattaacaagcatatatacacatataaatctcaacataacatttccacatactcacacaaaatctttaacgttaaatttccaaacattcacatcatacaatcatcgctccagttgacaaccattcagcagctgcaaaaatgtaccaagcgcaattgcgagggggtccACTTACcccaaaaatgtaccaagcgcaattgtgagggggtgcgcttacccttctcctgcctcttatataccagtcatcgacaggtccgtcctggctcccgatactgggatgcagcggtcaccccggatttgctcgatctacccccaagatcgctggcggccgctctatcggtcagcaaatccccccttgttaccatacagggtaccctccttgtcgtggtttaaccccagccagcagctaagcaccacgcagccgctcactcactcccccccacccagtgggatgggggagaaaatcgggaaaaagaagcaaaacccacgggttgagataagaacagtttaatagaacagaaaagaagaaacgaataatgataatgataacactaataaaatgacaacagcaataatgaaaggattggaatgtacaaatgatgcgcagtgcaattgctcaccacccgccgaccggcacccagctagtccccgagcggcgattccccgccccccacttcccagttcctatactagatgggacgtcacatggtatggaataccctgttggccagtttgggtcaggtgccctggctgtgtcctgtgccaacttcttgtgcccctccagctttctcgctggctgggcatgagaagctgaaaaatccttgacattagtagtctaaacactactagcagcaactgaaaacatcggtgttatcaacattcttctcatactgaactcaaaacatagcaccgtaccagctactaggaagacagttaactctgttccagctgaaactaggacactcctcccatacggggactacgctgcacgccagacgtctctgcgcgatttaccagctgccccggcctgtacctttacaggctccctttgtGACACATTccgtttggtccgcggcttcaggaggtcgttgtctgctcccgcggtgagcggctggcagcggaggctcctccgaggaaagtgctcggggcgcgccgaggggcgtccactccgcagtcggtcccgcagccgagcagagagtctcctggctggctcgccaaactgacgtgcggaaacagactccacaatcagtgagattgtaaagtaggtatgtttattcagcgctgggcagcacggggggtagtcccaccaaagtcgtgcgcggCTGAcgcggcagttcgcttcaaatttatacagtcaagtgttacatatacatgaagtttcgcaatacgcctatacatacGCATGCTCTATCCccacttcatattaaaattagtctcaaaagtcacaaggctggtcttggctggtttttggggtggactgctgcttcttatcagggactatctcctgccccagccagcctcaacaatgcaaacattaagcatcacttctcatccccttgggccaacaatgcaaacattaagcatcacttctcatcctcttgggccatgtctacctctactgaaatttctttgacttcattataagctagataattattaaacagttcttatctatatccatatatctactatatctactaaggttcctttggctccccgtttcaaggggacctaagagatggaggggaatgggtacaggtccctgctcggggaggcaggcgaatccgctcccggtctccctcaccttccccgTTGCCCCTACtcaacaggtatggggctctggaacttgaggaccaggccaGTGAACATCAGTTTGTAGATGAAGCTctatctagggaggtgcctaggcccagtcgggcagccccatgcattctcacatcctctgaaaaaagaaaaaggagggtaattgtcgtaGGCGACTCCCTcttgagggggacagagggcccaatatgcagacctgacccatcccacagggaagtctgctgcctccctggggcccgggtgaaagacattaccagggaactccctggtctggttcggacctctgattattacccattgctggttgtgcaggttggcagtgatgagattgcagagagaaatccaaaagcaatcaaaagggacttcagggcactgggacgaTTAGTAGAAAaatcgggagcacaggtagtattttcctcaatcccttcagtggcagggaaatatactgaaaggaacaggaaaacacacctggtttaatacgtggctcagaggctggtgccacaggtggaattttgggtttcttgatcatggggaggtttacacagcACCGGGCTTGGTAGCGACAGATGGcatccagctatctcaaaggggtaagaGAATCCTTGCtcatgagatggcagggctcatagaaagggctttaaactaggtttgaagggggtaagggataaaactaggtgcaccagagatgagcctgggggcagcatgccgatgttaggggtggattcgataacccagctcaaatgcatctatgccaacgCACGCAGCATGGGtaataaacaggaggagctggaagccatcgtgcagcaggatagatatgacgtagtcgccatcacggaaacatggtgggacgactcccatgactggagtgctgcaatggatggctacaagctcttcagaagggataggcaaggtagaagaggtggcGGGGTGGCgctctatgttagggagtgttttgactgtatagagctacacgattctgatgacaaggtggagtgcttacGGTTGAGGGTGAGAGGGGAAGCCAATaagacagatattgtgctgggagtctgttatagaccgcccgaccaggttgaagagacggatgaattgttctacaagcggctggcagtagtctcagaatcgtgtgcccttgtccttgtgggggactttaactttccagatgtctgctggaaatacaacacagcagtgagtaaacgatctaggaggttcctggagtgtatggaagataacttcttgacacagctggtgggtgagccaaccaggggaggagccttgctagacctactgtttacgaacagggaaggactggtgggaggtgtgatagtcggaggccgtcttgggcttagcgaccatgaaatgatagaattttcaattcttggtgaggcaaagaaggtggtcagcaaaaccaccactatggacttccggagggctaactttggcctcttcaaggcactggttgagagagtcccttgggagacggtcctgaagggcagaggggtccaggagggatggacattctttaagaaggaaatcttaatggctcaggaccaggctattcccatgtgccgcaagtcaaACTGCCGAGGAAAgcgaccggcctggctgaacggggagcttttgctaggactcaagaaaaaaaggagagtttatcatctctggaggaaagggcgggcaacttgggaggagtacagggatctggttagatcatacagagagaaaattagaaaggcaaaagctcagctagaactaaacctggccactattgtaagggacaacaaaaaatgtttttacaaatatgttaacagtaaaaagaatcccaaggagaatatctttcctttaatggatacagaagggaacgtagcaaccagtgatgaggaaaaggccgaggtacttaatgccttctttgcctcagtctttaatagtgagtccagtcatcctcagggtactccaccccttgagctggaaggtaaggatgaagagcacaacataccccccttaatccaggaggaattgGTTGGGGACCTACttcgccatctggacactcagaaatctatgggacctgatgggatccatccaagagtactgagggaactggtggaggtgcttgccaagccgctctctatcatctatcagcgatcctggtcaacaggggaggtcccagaggactggaggcttgccaatgtgactcccatttataagaagggtcagagggaggatccggggaactacaggcctgtcagcctgacctcggtaccggggaagattatggaacggcttgtcttgagagcactcacatggcaagtccaggacaagcaggggatcaggcccagccagcatgggtttacgaaaggcaggtcctgcttgaccaacctgatctccttctatgaccaggtgactcgcctagtggatgagggaaaggctgtggatgttattttcctggacttcagcaaggcctttgacactgtctctcatggcatactccttgagaaactggcgtcttgtggcctggataagtgcactcttcactgggtgaaaaactggctggatggccgagcccagagggttgtggtgaatggggtgaaatccagttggcggcgggtcacaagtggtgttccccagggctcggtgttgggccctgttctgtttaatatctttatcgatgatttggatgaggggattgagtgcaccctcagcaagtttgcagacgacaccaagttggggggaagggtcgatctgcttgagggtagggaggctctacaaagagatctggacaggctggatcgatgggctgaggccaatcgtatgaagttcaacaaggccaagtgccgggtcctgcacttcggtcacggcaaccccatgcagcgctacaggcttggggaagagtggctggaaagctgcctggcagagaaagacctgggggtgctggttgacagccggctgaacatgagccagcagtgtgcccaggtggccaagaaggccaatcgcctcctagcctgtatcagaaatagtgtggccagcaggaacagggaggtggttgttcccctgtactcagcactggtgaggccgcacctcgagtactgtgttcaggtttgggcccctcactccaggaaggacattgagttgctggagcgtgttcagaggagggcaaccaagttggtgaggggcctggagcacaagtcttatgaggagcggctgagggaactggggctgttcagtctagaaaagagaaggctgaggggagaccttatcactctgtacaactacctgaaagggggttgtagtgaggtgggtgttggtctcttctgtcaggtggctggagataggacaagaggaaatggcctcaagttgaggcaagggagatttaggttagatattaggaaaaatttctttactgagcgggttgttaaacattggaatgggctgcccagggaagtggttgagtcaccatccctggagatattcaaaaagcgagtggacagggtatttaaggacatggtttagtgggcatggttaatggttggactcgatgatcttgaaggtcttttccaacctaaatgattctatgattttcagGGAGTGAAACCCAGAGCAACGTTTGAGAGAGAGCCACATCATGTTCCCAGGATGtctccctgggctgcatgagTGGAGAGCTGGGACTGAGAGGCATCTTCTAAAGGGCATTTTTCCCTCACTGCTGATTAGCAGCTCTAGTCCTGGTTCCTTAAATGTTCAACAGGGATTAAAACTTTGTTTGTGAAAATGCtgatgaaaaatagaaaagaaaaatccttacTACCCtaactgatttttctcaaaactgCCTTCTCAAATACCTCTTCATGGtgtttgctgtatttctcattttagtAACTGGCTCTTCTTCCAGGTCTCTATTTTATAAGAACATGCTAGTGATTCCTAGAGCTTCCTACTGGACAGTCCTTCCAGCCAGATATCTTTTCATATCATACTTTTTCATTGTGCATGTGGAATTCAATTAAGCTTTacaatgtgtttttaaaaagattttaaaggcaTGGTATAAGGAAGCATACTGTCTTGCTAAAACATTAATTGCAGCCTACCTAGCGCTTTCTCCTTTGATTGTTAACTATTTATGTCTAAAGAAGTCCTGTTTGTCCCAGTTTGTGAATCCATGTTGTGCATTCTTCTTATGTATTAATCACTACAtactttttagttttttcactttacatttattccacttttttttccaaaggattaatttaattttgatttccTGAAATGTATTGAATGTAATTGCTgttctctgttttgaaaattgttGTCTGTCTATTGCGGTATGCACAACAAAAAGCCCTGATGGAAAACGAGTTTTCTGTAGGTGTTAAATCCTACTAGAAATTAGTATTCTTCCCTTGTGACTTCCTCCTCCCACTATTttaagttgttttgttttcatgtggaatattctgttttccagtattCACTAGGATTAGTGGCTggaaatttttaatgaatatgaattaaatttaactctgtgaacatttttaatttattaccttCTCCACTCATTTCTTGTTAGAAGTATTAAGTTCTATTTTTGACAGGTTCTGctttctgcatatttcttttcatgttctGTGATGGATCACATTCAATATATTTCCTGTAGCCACAGTTCTTTCCAGACTAACAAGCTTAACTATTGTTTTTAGAAAGAGGAAGTTTCTCCACAGTTGTTTACTTTCCATGAAGCTGTGTCACAAATGGTAGAAATGGAAGAGCAAGTAGTAGAAGACCACAGGGTTGTCTTCCAGGTAAAAGATGGAGCTCTACTTTGTTTTATCCTAACCCAGGAATTCAGTTTTTCCCAGTGAAAGTGCATACTCTTGAAGATGTAGGATATCATCTGGTCATTCCGCTGCTGTCAGAGatttctgaattgttttattACACTAAGCCCATTGTAGCAAACAAATAGGAACAGATGTTTAGATCCCATAACCATTAATCTTTGTCCCCATGATGAAAGAGAAGCATATTTTTCTACTATCCCAGAAATTtagtaaaattttccttttcttctcaacAAACATTCCTAAATAGACTGTGTTCATTGTAAGAAAagttgctattttctttttactattttaactatttactgtattttttgtgttaGTCCTTTTCCAGCATTAGTGACTGTTTTTTCTAGTTGCAGGGAGCTTACTCAGATTGGTCTTGAAATTTTCAATTTCACTGTCTAATCTATGCCAATATTCATATGCTGAAGCTGGCAATTAATAGTAATGTCTCTATATAGTAATGTCTCTATCAGCACTATTTCTGTTTGGTCATCTCCCTCTAAGATATTGCAATACTCCCTCCAAGTATCTCCTTTAAATATCCTTCTGTGACATCTTCCTCTGAGATACTGAGatccagaagaaacaaatatatttctaactgcctgtttgcttcctttttacAGATACATAAAGGTTTTCACTTGCTATTAGTCAGGGTGTTTGGAAGGAATACTGCCCACACAGTGTAATGCTGGTCAGTGCCGCAGAGCCTtttacattcagaaaataaattgtaataATAAGTATGAGTTACtagttttcagaaggaaatgtgaGTTGCTTCTGTTCATAACCTTAGAGTCTTTAGGCAGGCTGTCCATTTGGCACATCTGCTGCATTAAACCTGTAGGGAATACACACACCTCAGTTTAGGCATCTAACTTAGTGGAACATTGATGTGTGTTCATGTAATACAGTAGGATGCTaaataacacattttacaaGTGTAGAGATTTAGTTATTATGAAACATTAGCCCTGAAGTAAAACATGCAGAAGCATGAAAGTCTTATGCCATAGGCTATAGCTGTGTCCTAATGCTTGCAACTTCTGGAGAGACAAGCTGCATTAGTTAAAGATGTTACTGCCTCTGTGTGTCCATCTGGCCTTATGCTGGAGATTACTGCTCCTCACAGCAGTCATTAGAAGGAAATGTGTCCGAGCCTCAGCTCCCTTTGTTCGCAGCGTGGCTTGTTAGTTTATGCCGTGGGTGGAGATGGGCTGCACCAATACAAAATCTACAAGCTGTAACATGCAGAAGTCATCTTCTGTCAGCTTTCTCCTGGAATCTGTTGATTCTGGGATACAAAACATCCTATCCTAACAAAAATAGATCAACTGAATGAATTGTGCTCTAGAGGTGTTGGTCTTCCTTTGTTTCTTGGATATATGAGTTTACATTAGATGAGATGAATCCTATCCCAATGTGAGCTCCATCTGTCCTGAAAGCCAACAAAACATACATGGGGTTTGGACTATGCTTTCAATATTACTTGGACTACTGAGCACAGAGGGAAAGACttaattttagtatttcagGCCCAGCATGCCTAGAACtgtcatctgctttctttttttttttttttaaatcaaagcatttCCAATGTGATCAGTTCTCCTGATCACAGCTTTGCATGGTTCTGTAAGCTTTAAGCTCCCAGTTGCattcttctttgctgcaagacttttttctttttttccccctcttttttttttttaatattcgCAGTGCAAAGATGCCTAAGAGCTGCTTTAACCAACTTTTACAGTACTCTTATCTGTCTGGGGAGTTAGCTCATGCAATACAGAGCTTAAAATAGCTCTTCTTTTATACAGCTTTTCTCAAAACTGGTTTTGAGTATGGACAGAATTATCTTGGCTCCTTGACTGTAGTAATGACACTGTGATTATAGTCAGTGGCAACCAGCCCATACTTAAAATTGAAGCCTGGCTTCAAAGTTTGATACCTGCCTAAGGGGACATAACCATGATGTAAAGTTCTGAGTTTCTTAGCTTTACAGCCACCTAATGTTCTGAATTTGAAGAGAACTGGGGTAGCTCGGTTTTATCTGTTGCTGGTATGACCATTGGAGTTAAACTATGTAGAAAACATACAATTTTGCTGAATTAGGAATAAGGATTCATTTTAGGATTGAAATCTGTTATAGTGAGGTGACTAGACAGTAAAAGTGTGGTCATGTTGAGAAAAGGAGTAATTCAGCTCTTTGTCTTGAAACTTGTCTTGAAACTGTTAATGTAtttagttggggtttttttaacttttatctAGAAAACTATTAGATGGctggaagatgaaaaagctctTCTTGAGATGACAGAAGAAGTAGACTATGATGTGGATTCTTATGCTACCCAACTTGAAGCAATTCTAGAGCAAAAAATTGATATTCTGACCGAACTTAGAGGTAGATTGCTTTTAATCACTTTTGTGTGCATTTTCATATGCCATGGAGACTTGCAGTAataatgaggaggaaaaaaaaagtgtggttATGTTTTGTGGTCTTCTTTCACCTTATGCTGTCCTGTAATGTTCTGTGGAAGGAACATTTATTCTGCTGCCTAAGAACATGTTCACATCTGTGTTCAGTTCATCCTAGTTCAAAGGAAGAGTCTCTGCTTTACCTCCAGGAAATATAAACTTGATCCTgcaactttgttttttttttcctctttgttccaAAAcaataaaggaaggaaaaagaaaatccaaaagaactgtatgaaaaaagaagataatgCAATGAGGAAAAAGTAGTAGGAACTCCCAGTTCCTGCTCTATTGCACTCCGTAGTGTAGCAGGGAGcctgctgttgtttttcagtctgtgcTTAAGAGTAGCATCGAGCGCTGAGTAGCTTGGCTGTTAGCCtacttttttcctcagcagcCTTTCTGTCAGAATTTTGTCAGCCTTTCTttgttgaaaaagaaactgcagataATTTGTAGTTCCCAAAATTGACTCTTCCACTTGTCTTCTAAAATCAGCATGTCAGCTTGGTACCTCATGgagatatatttttcatttcagtttctgtatttggaTTCCAGCAGAGATGCTATACTGGTAAAAATTCAAGTGTGggttggttgttgttttttttatctgtgttaGAAAACTCCTTATAAgataaaattttactttttactcAGTCTGAGTACCTGCTGTAAGTTAAAAGAATACATCAAGAAAATTGGATGTGGCCTGCTTGCCTTGTAAGCATGTATTGGCACCAGTATACTTTAGCAAAGAATTAGATGTACATTCCTTTGCTTCTTATGGATGATGGCTTCCTCTTCAGGAAAAGACAATTTGAGACACCAGCAGTGAAAAAACAGTTTAGGTGACTCCCTGTTCTTCCAGAACTTATTAgatactgcttttgaaacaaaatactggAGGTAAAGGATATCTAAGATATCCTTGCATCTTTACAGGCAGCATGATATATGTATAGCTTTACAGGAAGGAAGAACTGTTAAGTCAAAGATTCTTTCTCCCAGTAATTCTGCGTTATGCTCATGGCACATAA from Aquila chrysaetos chrysaetos chromosome W unlocalized genomic scaffold, bAquChr1.4 W_unloc_1, whole genome shotgun sequence harbors:
- the LOC121232882 gene encoding kinesin-like protein KIF2A, with amino-acid sequence MVEMEEQVVEDHRVVFQKTIRWLEDEKALLEMTEEVDYDVDSYATQLEAILEQKIDILTELRGEVKSFRTALQEEEQASKQINTKRPCTL